The genomic interval GTGCTGCCAGTAATCAAATATAAGACTGATcagaaaggggaaaaaataaaaaactttcttatctaaaagtaacaaaaaatttatatgctggaaaaaaaactatggggCATTGTACAGAGACATTGATATCATTAAACAACTGAATCAGTTAGCAATTTAACTTGATTGACAATGGCCCATACCTTCCATGTTCTCCTGGTTTGATACACAGCATGATGTCCTTATCTGCAAGAACTGCACTGACAGGAACTACTCCAGCACCAAGTGCCTTGcctaaaatctgaaaaaaggAGTTGAGATACTTGATCAACATTGTAGCTTGATATGCTCCAGCAAATAAAAACTTCACCAGTTGATGATACTTGTGTCATTGTGCAGTCACAAGAGGTTATAGCAGTTAAGCAGCGTGTAGCagaaatagaacttttatataaacagaaaatagGAACTTACCACCACATCAGGCCGTATGTTTTCCCAATCACATGCCAGCATTTTGCCTGTTCGAGCTACGCCTGTTTGGATCTCATCTGCAATCATCAAAATGTTGTGCCTAGAACAAAGGTCTCTGACAGTTTTCAAATAGCCATCTGGTGGGATTATTACCTGCAAGTAGTATGCGAAATTTTAACATGAGGATATGACAAACTGACAAGAATAACAATAAATATGGATACAAGTGGCATGTGTTAGTTGTCAAATTAGCCCTTCTCTAGTTCAGCAATTTAGCTCCAAAAATGTGATTTAGGACTAATTTATAGTTCCATGTTTCTTAACTGAATTAATCAAATTCCCTAAATATCTGCAAATGGTTTAAAGACAATCTTGGTAATTAGGCTGGAACAGGTgccaaaccatgtgtaccatttctTAGCGATACTCTTTGATGCAGtgtagataaaataattatcatgCAGGGCTAACGAGGTCTTCCAGTCAactaaattttctcaaaatgtGCTAGAGATGTATAATCATGTACAGCATATTGCTATGCAACACAAAAGCGAAGGAAATAACAAACCATAAATCAGATTtggaaattttgaaaaataaatacagagtaacataaaaaaatacatacccCAGCTTCTCCTTGGATTGGTTCAAACAAAAACCCACATATCTTATCGCCATGCTCTGAACCAAATAGAGTTTATGAACATGCAAATACTCAAAAATAGTGTAGAATATGATTGCTAATAATAAATACGTGAAATACCTTTAAAGATTTTCTCCAACCCATCAATgtctccaaaatcaactttaagaTGACCAGGAACCAAAGGACCAAAACCACGAGTCGCATCATTGTCACAACTCATAGAGATGGCACCTAATGTTCGACCATGAAAACATCCACAGCAAGAGACAATCAAAGCCTGCAAAACACCGAACGTTTCACAAAAGCAGGTGCAAATACTAAAATATGGACTATTGCAAATGTCATATAGTTATACTTTACATGAAACTgttcttgaaaaaaatgtacatgAAAGCAATCAAACAATTATGAGTAAGGAAAAATATTGAGCGCCTCTGTGAACTTTTTGTTCTTTCAGTGAACTTTGTTTTCATTTATTCATGATGATATCTTTAATGATACCCAAATAAATGAGCAATATATTTAGAATAGAACCATTATGAAGAGCAAGTATTAACTGAAGTCTGGAATCAGCATCAGCACGGGTATGCTATCACTGACATGTACAACGTCATCTAGTCAAAGCATACCTCGTTTTTtggtatatttttcttctcataaCCCCATTTCCTTGCCAGTTTGATAGCTGTCTCCACTCCTTCAGCTCCAGTATTCATCGGCAACATCATGTCATATCCAAACATGCTTGTCAGATATTCCGCGAAGATTGGGAATTTGTCATTGTAGAAAGCTCTGGAACTCAGTGTAAGCCTTTCGGCCTGTTCTGTCAATGCTCTGAGGACTTTTGGATGGCAATGCCCCTACAACAATTGCAAGAACTACATcatttctgtaaaaaaaagagacaatCTTCCTGATACAATGCATGACAACATTTTTGTCTTCCAATACGTGCTTTTACCAAAAACACATTCATTTATAGGACCTAATAAGGcaggtaaaagaaaaatcaccTGATTGACTGCGGAATAAGCCGACAAGAAATCAATGTATTTGTTGCCTTCAGGATCCAATATATGTGAACCTTCTCCCTTGGAGAACACCACTGGAATTGGATGGTAGCTGCAGGAAGTAAATGTTGAAACAAAAAGTTAGGAAGCAATCggaatattgaaaaaaaaaaggcttgcAGTGAAAAGTGAAAGTTCCATGTGCCCCAAaacatatgcatgtgtttcAACCAATAGATTGCACAAATAGTGAGAAAATGTACCCAGAGGTTTACTTGCTCTATGATTATTAACTGAACTTCTGAATTTCCAACCAATAAGACAAAGACAAGTACTAGAGAAGTATTTATCCCGATCAAATGCAACAACAGGCACTCCCTGGGACATACCAGAGTCATGTCGCTGACATggcatgtataattttttataaacaataCTTAGTCAATATCCAGCGAGTGAGTTGAATCCAGTCTCCCACGCGTGCAGGAAGTTCGACACCATCTGCACAAAAAATGGAGCAAGCAATCCCACGATCTGCGTGTGCCTCGGCCCGTTGCAAGACCAAGCAATTCTACACGGACAGAAAACACTAACCGACGAAGGGGGGAAATTCCGCGGCAAGAAAATCGATCATCGCAAGCGGCGACACACCCACTACGCGACGCGATCCGAGTATCTACGATCCTTTCGGCGGAGGTCGGGGAAAACTGAACCGCTGAGGCATTTAGGCAGGCACACGGCGGTCGTAGCAGCAGCACAAGAGAGAGCGGGGAAGGTGAAGCCGTGAAGGgaatggagagagaggggggaaggGGGCGGCAAACCGTACTTGTGCGCGCTCCGCTCGCGCTCCATCCGCATGAGCTCGTCGGACGTcagcgccgcggcgcgctccgacgccggcgcccCGGCCGAGCACatccccctccgccgcgccagGGCCagccccgcgccgccccgcctcgccagcgccgccgccatcgtaCGCCCACCCGACCTCCCTCCCGTTTCCGCGGCGGCGTTGGGGTTCGCGAGCTCGCTAGCAAAATCGCAACGGAACGGAATGGAAATGGGGTTTTAACTCTACTACTCCACGGGAAGCCGCGGCGTGCGCGTGTGGGACTCAAACTCCAACTCACacgcttctctctctctccacacacgcgccgccgcgcctgccCGTCTCGTCGCGACGGGATCACGGGACGCGGCGAGATTTTGTCTatgacaggtggcccccaccgcAGTTGCATACCTTTTTCAGTAGCCGTGGCACTGGCAGCCATCACCATGTGCTTTGGTTGGTCCTGTGCCCACAGCTCACAACAACGTCACACTGTACTCTGGCAAACTCTTTACTTTTCGTAAATACTGTAGCGAGAGCGGAGGTAGGATTTAACACCATTGATATTATCTCAAGTATATCATTgaactattttataaatacacattagaaaatataaatttataataaagatAACCAAAGATCATTGGTGTCATCTGACACCATGAAATGAGGCTAGCTCTGCCCCTGTACCATAATGCAGGATCCCGCTTTGACGAAATCCGACTATAACGACGACCACAAGCGTTTACCGGCCGTAGCCGCACTGACACCAAGATCCGCTCTAGCCGATCCTCCCCCGccatctccacctcctcccccttccTGCAGCTTGTAGCACGGCGTCGTGTTCATGTCACAAGGAGGCAAAACCGCAAAAGTTGAACAGGTGCATCCGTGCATGTGCATGGCATGCATGAcaaaaaagacaagaaaaagagCACCAGGGGCTAGCCATCGGCCGACACGTGGTCGGTGTAGGCCACGCGATGACGATGACGGTGGTGACGACTACGGCAGCgaggacgatgacgacgacgaccagagTAGCCAGCAGCGGTTGATGGTGGATGCGGTAGCGACGATGACAACAGCGGTGGCTAGGAGCAGCTAGCGACGGTCGACGACAACTGCGGTGTCGGCCGCGGCGACGTGGATTCAGCAGCTTTTGAATTTTACTAACCCGAGTATCAGATGTTACCGTACTGATATCACATGGTACTGATGTGGTATCAAATCTGATACCGATGAGATATCATGTTTAATATCTCGTTAAAATTACCCTGTTCAGTATCAAATCTGGTACT from Oryza brachyantha chromosome 3, ObraRS2, whole genome shotgun sequence carries:
- the LOC102716303 gene encoding ornithine aminotransferase, mitochondrial yields the protein MAAALARRGGAGLALARRRGMCSAGAPASERAAALTSDELMRMERERSAHNYHPIPVVFSKGEGSHILDPEGNKYIDFLSAYSAVNQGHCHPKVLRALTEQAERLTLSSRAFYNDKFPIFAEYLTSMFGYDMMLPMNTGAEGVETAIKLARKWGYEKKNIPKNEALIVSCCGCFHGRTLGAISMSCDNDATRGFGPLVPGHLKVDFGDIDGLEKIFKEHGDKICGFLFEPIQGEAGVIIPPDGYLKTVRDLCSRHNILMIADEIQTGVARTGKMLACDWENIRPDVVILGKALGAGVVPVSAVLADKDIMLCIKPGEHGSTFGGNPLASAVAVASLKIVRDEGLVERAAKLGEEFRGQLQKVQQRFPQVIREVRGKGLLNAVDLSNEALSPASAYDICIKLKERGVLAKPTHNTIIRLAPPLSISPEDLAEASKAFSDVLEHDLPQMQKQIKKTESAAEKQVCDRCGRDLYG